One segment of Nostoc piscinale CENA21 DNA contains the following:
- a CDS encoding plasmid mobilization protein yields MVNDPVKRTKSIKVYLFKEEKTTIEEKAIATGVTASEYLRSCGLRRVLTAKPPADLVTIRATAGNLKSELMMLSHLAKETNNQQILDTVNKAIALVDQTIAAAFNLDVPDKSPSSQDK; encoded by the coding sequence ATGGTAAATGACCCCGTAAAGCGAACTAAATCTATCAAGGTATACCTCTTTAAGGAAGAGAAAACTACCATTGAGGAAAAAGCGATCGCCACAGGGGTAACTGCATCTGAGTATTTACGTTCCTGTGGATTAAGGCGGGTACTAACGGCAAAACCGCCCGCTGATTTGGTAACTATCCGCGCTACTGCTGGAAACCTTAAAAGCGAACTGATGATGTTATCTCACTTAGCGAAAGAAACAAACAACCAGCAAATTTTGGATACTGTTAATAAGGCGATCGCACTTGTAGATCAGACCATCGCAGCTGCATTTAACCTAGACGTTCCCGATAAATCACCCTCAAGCCAAGATAAATAA
- a CDS encoding response regulator: MKLLIVENDRDTAAALTTSLVAQQFTVDTASDSRSALELAEATEYDLIVLDVMLPDENGIRLCRQLRTQNQQEPILLLTRKVNPADRIAGFEAGADDYITKPYELSELLARIRALLRRGSTVLTKVLCWGQLQLDPNNCEVMCQGKGLHLTPKEYKLLELFLRHPRRIFDRRTLLDRICSIDECPGEEAITTQIRGLRRKLQMAGLNSDPIETLYGLGYRLKSVPEEREQGSEQGHGDTETRGRGDTETRGQGDTGNIFDRLSALPFGATSRHKSLPSGFGSDAPNVANAALTDSTGNGATPLKSGNPPTGVAPQVENATSKTPTSSPQSGSVQGAGSPHLPISAFSSSYLLNANRYDAEAEAVAAIQQMWQDSQERLQGQLAKLEEAIAHLFTNSLTLDGRQFAQTIAHRLIGSLGAFGMPQAAELARQIERTLKTPTAAVQSEEAVQLKSLLGQLRQVIQQLPTFTTTAPTPVLKSSDRVVLLIDDDTDLIERMQANASNWSIHLETVTDLTLARQRLQYLTPDAIILDLTFPNTTESGLTLLAQLKHQFSTIPVLVLTGLGDLTKRVEVTRLGANAFLQKPATPTEVFQAVSQLLHRIDTINARLLIVDDDPALLSILEAQLQPWGFQVTTLADSSQFWQYLEATTPDLLLLDVAMPGFSGIELCQVVKSDPRWSRLPVLLLSAHADADTLYRALAAGADDYILKPIVEADLIQRILNFNSW, from the coding sequence ATGAAACTGCTTATCGTTGAGAATGATCGAGATACGGCGGCTGCTCTCACCACTTCTTTGGTAGCACAGCAGTTTACAGTTGATACCGCTAGTGATAGTCGATCGGCACTAGAGTTAGCTGAGGCAACAGAGTATGACCTGATCGTGCTAGATGTCATGCTACCCGATGAGAATGGAATTCGTCTGTGTCGCCAACTAAGGACACAGAATCAGCAAGAGCCTATTTTGCTGCTCACAAGGAAGGTTAATCCGGCAGATAGAATAGCAGGCTTTGAGGCAGGAGCAGATGACTATATTACCAAACCCTATGAGCTATCAGAACTGCTAGCTCGGATTCGGGCATTACTGCGACGAGGCAGCACAGTATTAACCAAAGTACTCTGCTGGGGTCAGTTGCAGCTCGATCCGAATAATTGCGAAGTCATGTGTCAAGGCAAAGGCTTACATCTCACGCCTAAAGAATACAAACTGCTGGAGCTATTTTTGCGACATCCGCGGCGGATTTTTGACCGAAGGACTCTGCTTGATCGCATCTGTTCGATTGATGAATGTCCCGGTGAAGAAGCTATAACAACTCAAATTCGCGGGTTGCGGCGCAAACTCCAGATGGCTGGGCTGAATTCCGATCCAATTGAAACATTGTATGGGCTGGGGTATCGGCTGAAATCTGTGCCAGAAGAGCGGGAGCAGGGGTCGGAGCAAGGACACGGGGATACGGAGACGCGGGGACGTGGGGATACGGAGACACGGGGACAAGGGGACACGGGGAATATATTTGATAGGCTCTCCGCGTTACCCTTTGGGGCGACCAGTCGCCACAAGTCTTTGCCTTCTGGGTTCGGAAGTGACGCTCCTAACGTCGCTAACGCTGCGCTAACGGACTCGACGGGAAATGGAGCCACTCCCCTCAAGTCGGGAAACCCGCCTACAGGGGTGGCTCCCCAAGTGGAGAATGCGACATCCAAGACTCCGACTTCTTCACCGCAAAGCGGCTCAGTCCAAGGTGCTGGTTCACCGCATCTCCCCATCTCTGCGTTTTCCTCATCCTACCTGCTGAATGCAAATCGATATGATGCAGAGGCGGAGGCAGTGGCGGCAATTCAGCAGATGTGGCAGGATTCTCAGGAGCGATTGCAGGGCCAACTAGCAAAGCTGGAGGAGGCGATCGCCCACCTCTTTACTAATAGTCTCACGCTTGACGGACGGCAGTTCGCCCAGACCATCGCCCATCGGCTGATTGGCTCTTTGGGGGCATTTGGTATGCCGCAAGCAGCAGAACTTGCCCGCCAGATCGAACGCACCTTGAAAACACCAACGGCTGCTGTGCAATCAGAGGAAGCGGTTCAACTAAAATCGCTGCTTGGGCAACTGAGGCAAGTTATCCAGCAGTTGCCCACTTTTACTACAACAGCGCCCACTCCAGTGCTGAAGTCTAGCGATCGCGTGGTTTTGTTGATTGATGATGATACTGACTTGATTGAGCGAATGCAGGCAAATGCTTCAAACTGGAGCATTCACCTGGAAACCGTCACTGACCTTACCCTCGCCCGCCAACGCCTTCAGTACCTCACACCCGATGCCATCATATTGGATCTTACCTTTCCCAATACCACCGAAAGCGGCTTGACCCTACTGGCACAGTTGAAGCACCAATTTTCCACTATTCCTGTGCTGGTGCTGACAGGACTTGGCGATTTAACCAAGCGTGTGGAAGTCACCCGTTTAGGAGCCAACGCCTTTTTGCAAAAGCCTGCCACGCCTACCGAAGTGTTTCAAGCCGTCAGCCAACTCCTCCACCGGATTGACACTATCAATGCCAGACTGCTGATTGTGGATGACGATCCGGCATTGTTGTCCATATTAGAAGCCCAACTGCAACCGTGGGGCTTTCAGGTCACAACCTTGGCAGATTCAAGCCAGTTTTGGCAATACTTGGAAGCCACCACTCCCGATCTGCTATTGCTGGATGTTGCTATGCCGGGGTTTAGCGGCATTGAACTATGCCAGGTAGTCAAGAGCGATCCGCGTTGGAGTCGGCTACCTGTGTTGTTGTTATCGGCTCATGCCGATGCTGATACCCTGTACCGGGCCCTAGCAGCGGGGGCAGATGACTATATCTTAAAACCAATCGTAGAAGCCGATTTGATTCAGCGAATTTTAAATTTCAATTCCTGGTAG
- a CDS encoding response regulator, with protein MSSYTNRCILVIDDEPDLCSIVKFTLERLKSWKILTAESAQAGLMQAETQQPDVILLDLSLCGQYRLTMLQSLKTNPTTQSIPVILFTATDPSDDSLGFDPSEFAGVILKPFNVLQLGEQIIEQLGW; from the coding sequence ATGTCCTCTTATACAAATCGATGCATCCTGGTGATTGACGACGAACCTGACCTGTGCAGCATTGTCAAGTTCACGCTAGAACGCCTCAAAAGCTGGAAAATCCTCACAGCTGAGTCTGCACAGGCAGGACTGATGCAGGCAGAAACGCAGCAACCAGACGTGATTTTGCTCGATCTGAGCCTGTGTGGTCAATATAGACTGACTATGCTGCAATCTTTGAAAACTAATCCGACTACGCAGTCGATTCCGGTTATCTTGTTTACCGCCACAGACCCGTCAGACGATTCGCTGGGATTTGACCCCTCTGAATTTGCTGGAGTGATCCTGAAGCCGTTCAATGTCTTGCAGCTTGGCGAGCAGATTATTGAGCAACTGGGGTGGTGA
- the fldA gene encoding flavodoxin FldA: MSNIGLFFGTQTGNTQTESEIIQKEFGGDSVVTLNDVSQAEPSDFNNYDYIIVGCPTWNVGELQSDWEDFYDELDNIDFTGKKVAYFGPGDQVGYPDTFQDALGILEEKISENGAETVGYWPTEGYEFSESKAVRDGKFVGLALDEDNQSDLTEERIKAWVTQLKLEFGL; this comes from the coding sequence ATGTCTAATATTGGTTTATTTTTTGGTACTCAAACAGGCAATACCCAAACTGAATCAGAAATAATTCAGAAGGAGTTTGGTGGTGATAGCGTTGTAACGTTAAATGATGTTTCACAAGCTGAACCAAGTGATTTTAATAACTACGACTATATCATTGTTGGTTGTCCTACTTGGAATGTTGGAGAATTGCAAAGTGATTGGGAAGATTTTTATGATGAGTTAGATAACATTGACTTCACGGGCAAAAAAGTTGCTTATTTTGGTCCTGGAGACCAGGTTGGTTATCCAGATACATTTCAAGATGCACTCGGTATTCTAGAGGAAAAAATTTCAGAAAATGGTGCTGAAACAGTTGGCTATTGGCCTACAGAAGGTTATGAATTCAGCGAGTCTAAAGCTGTTCGTGATGGTAAATTTGTAGGTCTTGCCCTTGATGAAGATAATCAATCCGATTTAACAGAGGAAAGAATCAAAGCTTGGGTTACACAATTGAAGCTAGAGTTTGGTTTGTAA
- a CDS encoding transposase family protein yields the protein MFDSLEQPIYRHSDQKEQQKYFSGKKRQHTLKSQMIGMPEGKDIVEVEVGVPGPTADIKLFRQSQQKFDKSQPFSGNKGFQGGENITTPHKRKLKRELTQQQKDENKF from the coding sequence TTGTTCGATAGCCTAGAACAGCCAATATATAGACATTCTGACCAAAAAGAACAACAAAAATATTTTTCTGGTAAGAAAAGACAACATACTTTGAAAAGCCAAATGATTGGGATGCCAGAAGGAAAAGATATTGTTGAGGTAGAAGTAGGTGTTCCTGGGCCAACAGCAGATATAAAATTGTTTCGTCAATCTCAGCAAAAATTTGATAAATCTCAACCTTTTTCAGGTAATAAAGGATTTCAAGGTGGCGAAAACATCACTACACCTCATAAAAGAAAACTGAAACGAGAACTGACTCAACAGCAAAAAGATGAAAACAAGTTTTAG
- a CDS encoding helix-turn-helix domain-containing protein, with protein sequence MLSIQEQVCLCLFYLRQMPTFQVLGMLFGVSKTEANDTFHDWIIRDRLRKRTFCQSAKILKKLFMIMIIVVRGGKEASVARLLPLHFDYHYQESI encoded by the coding sequence TTGTTATCAATCCAAGAACAAGTTTGTTTATGCTTATTTTATTTAAGACAGATGCCGACATTTCAAGTATTAGGAATGTTGTTTGGGGTTTCAAAAACGGAAGCCAATGATACATTTCACGACTGGATCATCCGTGATAGGTTAAGAAAAAGAACATTTTGTCAATCAGCTAAAATACTCAAAAAATTATTTATGATAATGATAATCGTAGTTAGGGGTGGGAAGGAGGCGAGCGTCGCTCGCCTCCTTCCCCTTCATTTTGATTATCATTATCAAGAAAGTATTTAA
- a CDS encoding ParM/StbA family protein has translation MPKTKEKTDVKKIVITIDMGASKTKAIVQEYPEGKPVVLLLDSEIADVAKASVESIQPEGSPESHAWVGIGDEYFALGELARRRFGGISQLRELKYELAVPKICGAFWLAKEKLNLGNDVAAYLSVLLPPGEVQDKEQLQIRLKDTFRGFDTPAGKMRVKMLRYDAASEGSGIFFHRRRTLGDRVPVSMYVMLGYRNASIFTFRSGSIGAGITSNFGMSWLVNNLISKTSGLSPDNSNIIEVLIEAGASCDPQVMQKLSRKRKGDEIQLDGESMSKALLLARDEYWRAIARWLRSKMDEDIEELVFCGGTADYIRPEIDAYFQKEGMKVSWHANIFIPDEISSGMGNRMADVWAFHQHMIIQFDKLTGYIRSEVIPLNKSVEGNTNNTGEEVKRRYNFTPCERPSTFIAVNENV, from the coding sequence ATGCCCAAAACTAAGGAGAAAACAGACGTAAAAAAGATAGTAATTACGATTGATATGGGTGCAAGTAAAACTAAGGCTATCGTTCAGGAGTATCCAGAAGGAAAGCCAGTTGTTTTACTTTTAGATTCAGAAATAGCGGATGTTGCTAAAGCCTCCGTTGAAAGCATCCAACCTGAAGGTAGTCCTGAATCTCATGCTTGGGTAGGGATAGGCGATGAGTATTTCGCCTTGGGAGAACTTGCTCGTCGTCGGTTTGGGGGTATATCGCAACTGAGGGAGCTAAAGTACGAATTGGCAGTCCCCAAAATTTGCGGTGCGTTTTGGCTGGCTAAAGAGAAGTTGAACCTGGGTAATGATGTTGCCGCTTACTTGAGTGTCCTGCTGCCGCCGGGTGAAGTGCAAGATAAGGAACAGTTACAAATTCGGTTGAAGGATACGTTTCGGGGGTTTGATACACCAGCAGGTAAGATGCGGGTGAAAATGCTTCGTTATGATGCAGCTTCTGAGGGTAGTGGAATATTTTTCCACCGTAGGCGAACCCTTGGCGATCGTGTACCTGTTTCGATGTACGTAATGCTTGGTTATCGCAACGCGAGTATTTTCACCTTTCGGAGTGGTTCGATTGGCGCAGGAATAACCAGCAATTTTGGTATGTCTTGGTTAGTAAATAATTTGATTTCCAAAACATCGGGACTGAGCCCTGATAATTCCAATATTATTGAGGTACTGATAGAAGCTGGAGCCAGTTGTGACCCCCAGGTGATGCAAAAACTCTCACGCAAGCGCAAAGGTGATGAGATTCAACTTGATGGAGAGTCGATGTCCAAAGCTTTATTACTTGCTAGAGACGAATATTGGCGTGCGATCGCCAGGTGGTTGCGCTCAAAGATGGATGAGGATATTGAAGAACTAGTATTTTGCGGAGGAACTGCGGATTACATTCGTCCTGAAATAGATGCTTACTTCCAGAAAGAGGGGATGAAAGTATCCTGGCACGCTAATATTTTTATACCTGATGAAATATCTTCTGGTATGGGCAATCGGATGGCGGATGTTTGGGCTTTTCACCAGCACATGATTATTCAGTTTGATAAGTTAACTGGTTATATACGCTCTGAGGTTATACCGTTAAATAAATCTGTTGAAGGTAATACAAATAATACAGGTGAAGAAGTCAAACGTAGGTATAACTTTACGCCTTGTGAGCGGCCTAGTACCTTTATTGCTGTAAACGAGAATGTTTGA
- a CDS encoding glycosyltransferase family 4 protein, with translation MRIAQIAPLWERVPPLGYGGTELVVGLLTDELVRRGHEVTLFASGDSITLAKLQSVHPYALKLDSSIKECNIYEMLELALVYEQAQTFDIIHSHMGWSALPYANLVKTPTVTTLHGIFTPDNEKMFQYAKKQPYVSISNSQRESRLGLNYVATVYNGIDISSHKFHPQPDEPPYLAFLGRISPEKGTDLAIQIAKEAGWRLKMAAKVDVVDIEYFEREIQPLIDGQQIQYLGEANHVQKNALMGGAVATLFTITWREPFGLVMTESMAAGTPVIAMNLGSVPEVIVHGKTGFICNSISECVNAVNKVAKLDRHACRQHVENCFNVQKMVDSYEEVYWQILAERMTQNKKVMHFGDFKHKHQIQKC, from the coding sequence ATGCGGATTGCTCAAATTGCTCCTCTTTGGGAGAGAGTTCCACCTCTTGGTTATGGTGGAACAGAATTAGTCGTGGGCTTATTGACCGATGAATTAGTTCGGCGAGGGCATGAAGTAACGCTATTTGCATCGGGAGATTCAATAACTTTGGCAAAGCTGCAATCAGTTCATCCTTATGCTTTGAAACTAGATTCAAGCATCAAAGAGTGTAACATCTATGAAATGTTGGAACTGGCTTTGGTATATGAGCAAGCCCAAACCTTTGACATAATTCATTCACATATGGGCTGGAGTGCGTTGCCCTATGCAAATTTAGTAAAGACACCGACAGTTACCACATTACATGGTATCTTTACCCCTGATAACGAAAAGATGTTTCAATATGCCAAAAAGCAGCCCTATGTAAGTATTTCCAATTCCCAACGTGAATCTAGGCTAGGGTTGAATTATGTAGCAACTGTCTACAATGGCATTGATATCAGTAGTCATAAGTTTCATCCTCAGCCGGACGAACCACCTTATCTGGCTTTTTTGGGAAGAATTTCACCAGAAAAAGGAACAGACTTAGCAATACAGATTGCAAAAGAGGCTGGTTGGCGTTTAAAGATGGCAGCTAAGGTGGATGTCGTTGATATAGAGTATTTTGAGCGAGAAATTCAGCCCTTAATTGATGGTCAGCAAATTCAGTATTTGGGTGAAGCTAACCATGTTCAAAAGAATGCTTTGATGGGGGGTGCAGTAGCAACTTTATTTACGATTACTTGGCGAGAACCCTTTGGTTTGGTAATGACAGAATCAATGGCAGCAGGAACACCAGTCATCGCCATGAATTTAGGTTCAGTTCCTGAAGTAATTGTTCACGGAAAAACTGGCTTTATTTGTAATAGTATTTCTGAATGTGTTAATGCCGTTAACAAAGTGGCAAAACTAGATCGTCATGCTTGTCGTCAACATGTGGAGAATTGTTTTAACGTACAAAAAATGGTAGATAGCTATGAAGAAGTTTATTGGCAGATTCTGGCA
- a CDS encoding relaxase/mobilization nuclease domain-containing protein yields the protein MIPVIYKKPNFLDTLKYVLGKDDAAIVDTNMMGTKPDEFNQQFLTIKYTNKAVKRQCAHLIISIAHRPNYHEHLSNSQYSYVAREYLKDMGYLPKEESSVAATSQFVAVRHHDRNHEHLHIIASRIRLDGSLVNDSYDYFNSQVSTRRIAAELGLEVTPTTNEAVASKLEQEYGIITLTSPNRSKSIRAVNSQHKTPTSKEIIRQAIGEAIKDSPTVSTFIQRLEENNIGVLPKMQGEELLGFSYTHNNVKIAGYQVYKPYSWNKLRSEYGIMYDPDKDKEVIQQAKAKAIARINSIILSNNDYLYSDKPTNSSTSDSNGDTDSNSKKT from the coding sequence TTGATTCCCGTCATCTACAAAAAACCTAATTTTCTCGACACGCTCAAGTATGTCTTGGGGAAAGATGATGCTGCGATTGTCGATACTAATATGATGGGAACAAAGCCAGATGAATTTAACCAGCAGTTTCTCACCATCAAGTACACCAACAAAGCGGTTAAACGGCAGTGCGCTCACCTCATCATCTCAATCGCACACCGCCCGAACTACCACGAGCATTTATCCAACAGTCAGTACAGTTATGTAGCAAGAGAATATCTCAAGGATATGGGATACTTGCCCAAAGAAGAATCATCTGTAGCAGCTACCAGTCAGTTTGTTGCGGTACGCCACCACGATCGCAACCACGAACACCTGCATATAATCGCCTCCCGGATTCGGTTAGATGGCAGCTTAGTTAATGATTCCTATGATTATTTCAACTCCCAAGTTTCAACTAGACGCATCGCGGCGGAACTAGGATTGGAAGTAACTCCAACAACAAATGAAGCTGTAGCCTCTAAGTTAGAGCAAGAGTACGGAATAATTACACTTACCAGCCCCAACCGATCAAAAAGCATTAGAGCAGTCAACAGTCAGCACAAAACCCCAACAAGTAAGGAAATTATTCGCCAAGCAATAGGAGAAGCCATTAAGGACAGTCCCACCGTCTCTACGTTTATTCAACGCCTGGAGGAAAATAACATTGGAGTATTGCCTAAGATGCAGGGGGAAGAACTACTAGGCTTTAGCTACACTCATAATAATGTAAAAATTGCTGGTTATCAAGTATACAAACCCTATAGCTGGAACAAACTGCGATCTGAATATGGAATCATGTATGACCCAGATAAAGATAAAGAAGTAATTCAACAAGCTAAAGCCAAAGCAATTGCTCGCATAAATAGCATAATTTTAAGTAACAATGATTACTTATATAGTGATAAACCTACTAATAGCAGTACAAGTGATAGCAATGGTGATACCGATAGTAACTCCAAAAAAACTTGA
- a CDS encoding zinc-dependent alcohol dehydrogenase: protein MKAVCWNGANDVRVETVPDPKIINPRDAVIKITTTAICGSDLHLYNGYVPTMEKGDILGHEMMGEVVEIGSAVKNLNIGDRVVVPFPIACGNCWYCQHDFWSLCDNSNPNAWLAEKFMGYSPSGIFGYSHMLGGYAGGQAEYARVPFADTGLFKIPDGLTDEQVVFLTDIFPTGYMAADNCNIQPGDIVAVWGCGPVAQFTIRSAYLLGAERVIAIDRIPERLQMAKDQGKAEILNYEEVNVSEALKEMTGGRGPDACIDAVGLEAHGTGLEGVYDEVKQAVRLETDRPHVLRQVMMDCRKGGHVSIPGVYVGVVDKIPMGAAMNKALVFKMGQTHVHKYLNTLLDHIQNGRIDPSFVITHRLPLDEAPRGYEIFKDKKENCIKVVLKP from the coding sequence ATGAAAGCAGTTTGCTGGAACGGTGCCAACGATGTACGGGTGGAAACAGTACCCGATCCAAAAATCATTAATCCGCGTGATGCTGTTATTAAAATCACGACAACAGCAATTTGCGGTTCTGATTTACACCTTTATAACGGCTACGTCCCCACAATGGAAAAGGGCGATATCCTGGGTCATGAAATGATGGGGGAAGTCGTTGAAATAGGCAGTGCCGTCAAAAATTTAAATATAGGCGATCGCGTGGTTGTACCATTCCCTATCGCCTGTGGTAACTGCTGGTACTGTCAACATGACTTCTGGTCATTGTGCGATAATTCTAACCCAAACGCTTGGTTAGCAGAAAAATTCATGGGTTATTCACCCTCTGGTATTTTTGGCTACTCTCATATGCTAGGTGGCTACGCTGGTGGTCAAGCTGAATATGCCCGTGTTCCCTTTGCCGATACTGGTTTGTTTAAGATTCCTGATGGACTAACAGACGAACAAGTAGTGTTTCTAACAGATATCTTCCCCACCGGATATATGGCGGCAGATAACTGTAATATTCAGCCCGGTGATATTGTCGCAGTCTGGGGGTGTGGCCCAGTCGCACAATTCACAATAAGAAGTGCTTATCTACTTGGTGCTGAACGAGTCATCGCTATCGATCGAATTCCCGAACGCCTACAGATGGCTAAAGATCAAGGCAAGGCAGAAATCCTTAACTATGAGGAAGTAAATGTTAGTGAAGCCCTCAAAGAAATGACAGGTGGACGCGGCCCAGATGCTTGTATTGATGCTGTGGGGTTGGAAGCACACGGCACGGGTCTAGAAGGAGTATACGACGAAGTCAAGCAAGCAGTGCGTCTGGAAACAGACCGCCCCCATGTGCTGCGGCAAGTGATGATGGACTGTCGCAAAGGCGGTCACGTGTCAATTCCTGGTGTTTATGTCGGCGTTGTAGACAAAATACCTATGGGTGCTGCCATGAACAAAGCCTTAGTATTCAAAATGGGACAAACGCACGTTCATAAGTACTTAAACACATTACTCGATCACATTCAAAATGGCAGGATCGATCCATCATTCGTGATCACCCATCGTCTACCGTTAGATGAAGCACCCCGAGGTTACGAAATTTTCAAAGACAAGAAGGAAAACTGTATCAAAGTTGTACTCAAACCATAA
- a CDS encoding SRPBCC family protein — MSTVMNQRVKVEKTLTINKPVEELYHFWRNFDNLPRFIKYLKEVRVHDEKRSHWISKGFLNESVEWDVVITEDRENELIAWTSVEGAAIETSGRVHFKPAPGNRGTEVKTVREFTPPGGEIGAALAKPVIDIAKLFGEDPELQIKEDLRGFRMLMEAGEIATTEGQPRG, encoded by the coding sequence ATGAGTACGGTCATGAACCAACGGGTCAAAGTTGAAAAGACTTTAACCATTAACAAACCAGTAGAGGAACTTTATCACTTTTGGCGTAACTTTGATAACTTGCCACGGTTCATCAAGTATCTCAAAGAGGTGAGGGTACACGACGAAAAGCGATCGCACTGGATTAGCAAAGGATTCTTAAATGAAAGCGTTGAGTGGGATGTAGTCATTACCGAAGACCGAGAAAACGAATTGATTGCCTGGACTTCGGTTGAAGGCGCAGCAATTGAAACCTCTGGTCGCGTCCACTTCAAGCCAGCACCTGGGAATCGTGGTACTGAGGTAAAAACAGTCCGAGAATTTACCCCGCCTGGGGGTGAAATTGGGGCTGCGTTGGCGAAGCCCGTCATAGACATCGCTAAATTATTTGGCGAAGACCCAGAACTGCAAATTAAAGAAGATTTACGCGGCTTCAGAATGCTGATGGAAGCAGGCGAGATTGCCACAACAGAAGGTCAACCGCGAGGTTAA
- a CDS encoding PEP/pyruvate-binding domain-containing protein, translated as MATEKDGDTKEQEIETERQNRQALTDEQILQLERIGGKIEEHFGHPQDIEWCLVDDTFHIVQSRPITTLYPIPEANDRQNHVYVSVGHQQMMTDPIKPLGLSLWQLTAARPKYKAGGRLFVDVTHDLASPVRRTIVVDVLGKSDPLIRDALMTILDRGDFIKLLPDDKQEQSSGNSNKGASSLVFQTLTEYDPAIVPDLIGRSQTSIDELKQNIQTKSGADLIDFILEDIQKLKKSLSDPQSFGVIMTAMNASSWINEKMNEWLGEKNAADILSQSAPNNITSSMGLELLDVADVICPYAEVIDYLQHVKDDRFLDELVKFDGGKETQDAIYAYLNKYGMRCAGEIDITKTCFHLFAVESVLVSVFFYEV; from the coding sequence ATTGCGACTGAGAAAGATGGCGATACGAAAGAACAGGAGATTGAGACTGAACGGCAGAATAGGCAAGCACTGACAGATGAGCAGATTTTGCAGCTTGAGCGCATCGGTGGAAAGATTGAAGAACATTTCGGACACCCCCAGGACATCGAATGGTGTTTGGTGGATGACACATTTCATATTGTCCAGAGTCGCCCCATCACTACTTTATACCCGATCCCGGAAGCGAACGATCGCCAAAATCACGTTTATGTATCTGTCGGTCATCAACAAATGATGACTGATCCCATCAAACCATTGGGATTATCTTTATGGCAGTTAACAGCTGCTCGACCCAAGTATAAAGCGGGTGGACGGTTGTTTGTTGATGTCACCCATGATTTGGCTTCACCTGTGAGAAGAACAATTGTGGTAGACGTTTTGGGAAAATCCGATCCGCTTATCAGGGACGCACTTATGACCATACTAGATCGGGGAGATTTCATAAAATTGTTACCAGATGACAAGCAAGAACAAAGTTCCGGTAACAGCAATAAGGGTGCATCGTCTTTGGTTTTTCAAACGCTGACCGAATACGATCCGGCGATCGTTCCCGATTTGATTGGGCGTAGTCAAACATCGATAGACGAGTTAAAACAGAACATCCAGACGAAATCAGGAGCGGATCTGATTGATTTTATTCTGGAAGATATCCAGAAATTAAAGAAGAGCTTGTCTGATCCACAAAGTTTTGGTGTGATTATGACTGCGATGAATGCGTCATCCTGGATAAATGAAAAAATGAACGAATGGTTAGGTGAGAAAAATGCAGCAGACATACTTTCTCAATCTGCGCCAAACAATATTACTTCGTCTATGGGTCTAGAACTATTGGATGTCGCAGATGTGATTTGTCCTTATGCTGAAGTAATTGATTATTTACAACATGTAAAAGATGATAGGTTTTTGGATGAACTGGTTAAGTTTGATGGTGGAAAGGAAACTCAAGATGCTATCTATGCTTATCTCAACAAATACGGAATGCGATGTGCCGGAGAAATCGATATTACTAAAACTTGTTTTCATCTTTTTGCTGTTGAGTCAGTTCTCGTTTCAGTTTTCTTTTATGAGGTGTAG